Genomic window (Candidatus Fusobacterium pullicola):
GCACTTACAGCAAAGGGACAAAAGGCTTTATCCCTTACAGGATACCAAGCTGGAATAAAAACAGCAGGTGTTCATACTAAAAATAAGATTCAAAATATATCTTCAGAGAGAATAGAGAGACATTTAGCAGAAGGAAATATAGTTCTTGTTACAGGATTTCAAGGAGTAAATGAAGCGGGAGATATCACTACATTGGGAAGAGGAGGTTCAGATACAAGTGCAGTGGCTTTAGCTGTAGCATTAAAATGTGAATGTAGAATATATACTGATGTAGAGGGAATATATAGTGTAGATCCAAGAGTTTATCCAGAGGCTAAATTTTTAGATAAAATATCATATGAAGAGATGATGGAGATGGCTAACTTAGGGGCTGGAGTTATGGAGACAAGAGCTGTAGAGTTAGGAAAAAAATATAATATACCAATATTTGTAGGAAAGAGTTTAAGTAAAACAGGGGGAACATATATTATGGAAAAAAATATAGCAATGGAAGATAAACTAGTAACTGGAGTTAGTATAACAAAGGAGATAATAGTAACTACTATATCTAATATACCTTTCTCTAGTGAAAATGTAGCAGAGATATTTTCAACTATTGATAGTTGTGGATTAAATATAAATATGATAACACAAAATATTAATAAATATATGAAAGTAGAAATATCATTTAGTTGTCAAGCTTCAGAAAAATATTTATTAGAGCAGGTAACTGAAAAGATAAAAGGAAGATTTTCTACTTGTGAGATAGAATTAAATGAAAACTTAGGAATGATATCAATAGTTGGAGTAGGAATGATAAATAACTCTGGCATAGCTGGAAAATTTTTCAGTGTTTTAAGTAAAAATGGAGTAAATTTCTATCAAGTGACAACATCTGAGATAAGTATCTCATGTAGTATAGATAGAGAGAATATACAAAGAGCTGTAGAAGCAGTAGGAAGAGAATTTTCATTATAGGGGGAAAGAGAATGAGAGTAGCAATAGTAGGAGCAACAGGTTTAGTTGGAGGAACATTTTTAAAAGTTTTAGAGGAAAGAGATTTAGGAATAACAGATTTACTTCTTTTTGCAAGTAGTAGAAGTGCAGGAAAAAAAGTAAACTTTAGAGGAAAAGAGTATACAGTAGAGGAATTGAATGAGGATAGTTTCAAAGGTAGAGGAATAGATATAGCACTTTTCTCAGCTGGAGGAGGAACAAGCTTAAAATATGCACCATTAGCAGCTCAAGAGGGGGTATTAGTAATAGATAACTCATCAGCTTGGAGAATGCATGAGGATGTACCATTAGTTGTACCAGAAGTAAATCCAGAGGCAGCTTTACAACATAAAGGAATAATAGCTAATCCAAATTGTTCAACAATTCAATGTATGGCACCCTTGAAAGCTTTAGAAAAATATGGTATAAAAAGAGTGGTATATAGTACATATCAAGCTGTGTCAGGAACTGGATATAAAGGAATTCAAGATTTAGAAGAGGGACTTAAAGGAAATTCACCAAAAACTTATCCACATCAAATAGTAAATAACTGTTTACCTCATATAGATGTATTCTTAGAAGATGGGTATACTAAGGAAGAGAAAAAAATGGTAGATGAAACAAGAAAAATTTTAGGATTACCAAATCT
Coding sequences:
- a CDS encoding aspartate kinase, with product MRIVLKYGGSSVATIEKIQQIADYLIELKREYKEIVVVASAMGKTTDGLIKLAKEITPNPNQRELDSLMSIGEQQTVALMAMALTAKGQKALSLTGYQAGIKTAGVHTKNKIQNISSERIERHLAEGNIVLVTGFQGVNEAGDITTLGRGGSDTSAVALAVALKCECRIYTDVEGIYSVDPRVYPEAKFLDKISYEEMMEMANLGAGVMETRAVELGKKYNIPIFVGKSLSKTGGTYIMEKNIAMEDKLVTGVSITKEIIVTTISNIPFSSENVAEIFSTIDSCGLNINMITQNINKYMKVEISFSCQASEKYLLEQVTEKIKGRFSTCEIELNENLGMISIVGVGMINNSGIAGKFFSVLSKNGVNFYQVTTSEISISCSIDRENIQRAVEAVGREFSL
- a CDS encoding aspartate-semialdehyde dehydrogenase — its product is MRVAIVGATGLVGGTFLKVLEERDLGITDLLLFASSRSAGKKVNFRGKEYTVEELNEDSFKGRGIDIALFSAGGGTSLKYAPLAAQEGVLVIDNSSAWRMHEDVPLVVPEVNPEAALQHKGIIANPNCSTIQCMAPLKALEKYGIKRVVYSTYQAVSGTGYKGIQDLEEGLKGNSPKTYPHQIVNNCLPHIDVFLEDGYTKEEKKMVDETRKILGLPNLPVTATCVRVPVMNSHSVSINVELENDFDIEEVKRELAQTNGVVLLDRVAENIYPLANDATGKDEVFVGRVRRDNSVKYGINLWTVADNIRKGAATNAVQIAELFSKGM